In a genomic window of Rhopalosiphum maidis isolate BTI-1 chromosome 4, ASM367621v3, whole genome shotgun sequence:
- the LOC113557170 gene encoding myosin-IIIb-like isoform X3, producing the protein MSYVDVLQSSDTEMDYYRMCQRFGLNSVPSPDGRFTIDELIGEGTYGEVFRAKDTTTGEFVAIKILEDIAGNEEEIEDEYLALRDLSLHPNIPSFHGIYFVKGSKQLNDQLWFVMELCQGGSVTDLVHGLKSQGKQLTEDQIAYILHETLQALAFLHRNHCMHRDVKGHNILLTEDGQVKLVDFGVSSHLGATMGRRDTSVGTPYWMAPEVIACEQQRDSSYDSRCDVWSLGITAIELATGDPPLSGLHPMRALFQIPREPPPVLPLSARPDAPKLTHFVSRCLIKDFEQRPTTAILIHDPFIIHGSKCIHRVREELRAEIRYQREVSGRVQKHPDVTTKHGKLKSKRKNPPTTIYVDDLAALDSLSEERIVNQLKKRYQMNFIYTYIGDILLAINPFTPLPLYTSAEQKKYCNQMRAAYPPHIFAIADSAYQFMLHEKANQSIVISGESGAGKTESGNLLLKQLVYLGKAPNRNLEQRILQMNPIMEAFGNARTGINNNSSRFGKFLELSMTKSGQLTGARVSVYLLEQSRVIQQANRESNFHAFYYIYDGLEHDKRLKEFHLDRELRQMHSYLPSDRQDNKTKQNNVDKFAQLKNAFEQVGFKDEEVNSIYCILAAILHLGDIEFGEIITDNNTDNKSTVIDLTPIHRTSCLLDIESSDLLECLSVNSVVTRGEIIQRNNSVSEAVATRDAIARALYSRLFDWLVNSINSLLSFYNTREEYNVIGILDIFGFENFTYNSFEQLCINIANEQLQYFFNQHVFALEQAEYESEGVPVQHVGFCDNRPVLDMLVSRPMGLLALLDEESRFPRATDRSLVEKFHCNIKCNYYVRPKSNALQFEVKHFAGNVTYQASGMLEKNRHLLAIEAIQVLRKSSNKTVRALFQSPVTKTGNLYSQDSSTGLVGLASQSRGQQTAATYFRHSLAELLHRMGCNNSGVSLPRFVRCIKPNDQRQPKQFDPLKVVAQLRCSGVMETIRIRRNGYSHRLLFKDFISRYAILGFRLYEKVPPTRDNCRHLLVKLKLDGWAIGKTKVFLKYYHIEHLTKLHEKQLRHIVFVQSCVRRWLAMKHYREALLAKQMSWGALTLQKHTRGWLARQKKKKSKGEIPVGEVAPIYRQEPKEIDNPIKNQNKVSPVIVGENKKTYIQQNGVKVLPCKVQQKVEREKHLIDFSKNKGLVHNAIKKLVNENYCKFDSENRMSSITAKTNNIQPVNKPKWVSPLRLTPPDINRLPEGFDFRQLLRPTQHAPTESLRKRLVQRSRPVAANAKG; encoded by the exons ATGTCATACGTCGATGTGCTTCAAAGTT CGGATACCGAGATGGACTATTACAGGATGTGCCAGCGGTTTGGCTTGAACTCAGTACCTAGTCCAGATGGCCGGTTTACTATTGACGAGCTCATCGGCGAAGGAACCTACGGCGAAGTATTTCGAGCCAAAGACACGACCACCG gAGAGTTTGTtgccattaaaatattagaagatATTGCAGGCAACGAAGAAGAAATTGAAGATGAATACTTAGCATTGAGAGACCTCAGTTTGCACCCAAACATTCCTTCATTTCATGGAATCTATTTTGTTAAAGGCTCTAAACAACTTAATGACCAATTATGGTTTGTTATGGAA cTATGCCAAGGAGGATCGGTGACCGATTTGGTACATGGACTAAAATCTCAAGGGAAACAATTAACTGAAGATCaaattgcatatattttacatgaaactttacag GCTTTAGCGTTCTTACATCGTAATCACTGTATGCATCGTGATGTGAAAGGacataatattcttttgaCTGAAGATGGACAAGTTAAATTAGTCGACTTTGGAGTTTCTTCACATTTAGGAGCTACAATGGGACGACGAGATACATCAGTAGGAACACCTTATTGGATGGCACCAGAG GTGATCGCTTGCGAACAACAACGGGATTCGTCCTACGACAGTCGATGTGATGTATGGTCGTTGGGCATAACGGCCATAGAACTAGCTACTGGAGATCCTCCGCTCAGCGGATTGCATCCGATGAGGGCTTTATTTCAAATACCGCGGGAACCTCCGCCTGTCTTGCCGTTGTCGGCTCGACCGGATGCTCCCAAATTGACGCACTTTGTGTCTAGATGTCTGATCAAAGATTTCGAGCAACGGCCGACCACTGCTATACTCATACACGACCCATTCATCATTCACGGATCCAAATGCATCCACAGG GTACGTGAAGAACTCAGAGCTGAAATACGATATCAAAGAGAAGTCAGCGGTAGGGTGCAAAAGCATCCCGACGTGACCACTAAACATGGTAAACTGAAAAGTAAACGTAAAAACCCTCCCACTACCATTTACGTTGATGACTTAGCCGCGCTAGACAGTCTGTCAGAG GAAAGAATAGTCAATCAACTGAAAAAAAGATATCAGATGAATTTTATCTATACGTACATCGGAGACATTCTGTTGGCCATAAATCCGTTTACGCCGCTCCCCTTATACACATCAGCG GAGCAAAAGAAATACTGCAATCAAATGAGAGCAGCATATCCGCCGCATATATTCGCGATCGCCGATTCGGCGTATCAGTTTATGCTTCACGAAAAAGCTAATCAATCTATAGTGATCAGTGGCGAAAGTGGTGCCGGAAAAACTGAATCCGGTAACCTGTTGCTCAAACAACTCGTATACCTTGGCAAA GCACCCAACAGAAACCTAGAACAAAGAATACTCCAGATGAACCCTATAATGGAAGCATTTGGAAATGCAAGAACAGGAATCAATAACAATTCTTCAAGATTCGGAAAATTTTTAGAGTTGAGCATGACCAAAAGCGGCCAATTGACAGGAGCCAGAGTGTCAGTTTATCTACTAGAACAATCCAGAGTCATTCAACAAGCaaa TAGAGAAAGTAATTTCCATGCTTTTTACTACATTTACGATGGACTAGAACACGATAAACGTCTCAAAGAATTTCATTTGGATCGCGAATTACGACAAATGCATAGTTATCTTCCATCTGATCGTCAagataacaaaacaaaacaa aataatgtgGATAAGTTTGCTCAACTGAAAAATGCTTTTGAACAAGTTGGTTTCAAGGATGAAGAAGTAAATTCTATATACTGCATTTTAGCAGCTATTTTACACTTGGGTGATATAGAATTTGGAGAAATCATTACTGACAATAATACAGACAATAAGAGTACTGTTATTGATTTAACACCAATTCATAGAA CCTCCTGTTTGTTAGACATTGAAAGTTCAGACCTATTAGAATGTTTGAGTGTTAACAGTGTAGTAACAAGAGGTGAGATTATTCAAAGAAATAATTCTGTATCAGAAGCTGTAGCTACAAGAGATGCAATTGCTAGGGCTTTGTACAGTCGATTATTTGATTGGTTGGTTAATTCAATCAATAGCTTATTGTCTTTTTATAATACCAG agaAGAATACAATGTGATAGGAATACTTGATATTTtcggttttgaaaattttacgtATAATTCCTTTGAACaactttgtataaatattgctaACGAGcaacttcaatatttttttaaccagcATGTTTTTGCTTTGGAACAAgct gaatATGAATCAGAGGGTGTCCCTGTTCAACATGTTGGCTTTTGTGACAACAGACCTGTATTAGATATGCTTGTAAGTAGACCAATGGGCCTACTGGCATTACTTGACGAGGAAAGTCGTTTTCCTAGAGCAACAGATCGATCACTAGTCG aaaAATTCCATTGTAATatcaaatgtaattattatgtaagacCAAAATCAAATGCTTTGCAATTTGAAGTAAAGCATTTTGCTGGCAATGTCACTTATCAAGCATCAGGAATGCTTGAAAAGAATAGGCACCTTTTAGCTATAGAGGCTATTCAGGTCTTAAGAAAATCCAGTAACAAAACTGTTCGAGCATTATTCCAAAGTCCAGTTACTAAAACCGGCAATCTTTATTCTcaa GACTCATCTACAGGGTTAGTTGGACTCGCTTCACAATCTCGAGGACAACAAACTGCAGCAACATATTTTCGACATTCATTAGCTGAACTGTTACATCGTATGGGCTGTAACAATTCAGGTGTAAGTTTACCTAGATTTGTTCGTTGTATCAAACCAAATGATCAACGACAACCAAAACAGTTTGATCCTCTTAAAGTTGTTGCACAATTGCGCTGCAGTGGAGTCATGGAAACAATTAGAATAAGACGAAATGGATACTCGCATAGGCTactatttaaagattttataagCAG gtatgcaATTTTAGGATTCCGATTGTACGAGAAAGTCCCGCCAACTAGAGATAATTGTAGACATTTGTTAGTCAAGCTAAAATTAGATGGCTGGGCAATTGGAAAAACAAAAGTATTCTTAAAGTATTACCATATTGAACACTTAACTAAATTACATGAAAAACAA CTACGTCACATAGTATTTGTACAGAGTTGTGTTCGACGTTGGCTGGCAATGAAGCATTATAGGGAAGCTTTGTTAGCTAAACAAATGTCATGGGGAGCATTAACATTACAGAAGCATACTAGAGGATGGCTTGCAcgacaaaagaaaaaaaagtcaaaaggAGAAATACCTGTTGGTGAAGTAGCCCCAATATACAGGCAAGAACCTAAAGAAATTGATAAtccaattaaaaatcaaaataaagttAGCCCTGTAATTGTgggagaaaacaaaaaaacctaTATCCAA CAAAATGGTGTTAAGGTGTTGCCGTGTAAAGTACAACAAAAAGTTGAAAGAGAGAAGCATTTGATTGATTTCtcgaaaaat AAGGGTTTGGTGCATAATGCCATTAAAAAGCttgttaatgaaaattattgtaaatttgattCTGAAAACag gatGAGCTCAATAActgcaaaaacaaataacatccAACCAGTAAATAAACCAAAATGGGTCTCTCCATTAAG ATTAACTCCTCCAGACATTAATAGACTGCCAGAAGGATTTGACTTCCGACAACTATTGAGGCCTACCCAACATGCACCCACCGAATCCTTACGTAAAAGACTGGTACAGAGATCTAGACCTGTAGCGGCCAACGCCAAAGGATAA
- the LOC113557170 gene encoding myosin-IIIb-like isoform X4: MRALFQIPREPPPVLPLSARPDAPKLTHFVSRCLIKDFEQRPTTAILIHDPFIIHGSKCIHRVREELRAEIRYQREVSGRVQKHPDVTTKHGKLKSKRKNPPTTIYVDDLAALDSLSEERIVNQLKKRYQMNFIYTYIGDILLAINPFTPLPLYTSAEQKKYCNQMRAAYPPHIFAIADSAYQFMLHEKANQSIVISGESGAGKTESGNLLLKQLVYLGKAPNRNLEQRILQMNPIMEAFGNARTGINNNSSRFGKFLELSMTKSGQLTGARVSVYLLEQSRVIQQANRESNFHAFYYIYDGLEHDKRLKEFHLDRELRQMHSYLPSDRQDNKTKQNNVDKFAQLKNAFEQVGFKDEEVNSIYCILAAILHLGDIEFGEIITDNNTDNKSTVIDLTPIHRTSCLLDIESSDLLECLSVNSVVTRGEIIQRNNSVSEAVATRDAIARALYSRLFDWLVNSINSLLSFYNTREEYNVIGILDIFGFENFTYNSFEQLCINIANEQLQYFFNQHVFALEQAEYESEGVPVQHVGFCDNRPVLDMLVSRPMGLLALLDEESRFPRATDRSLVEKFHCNIKCNYYVRPKSNALQFEVKHFAGNVTYQASGMLEKNRHLLAIEAIQVLRKSSNKTVRALFQSPVTKTGNLYSQDSSTGLVGLASQSRGQQTAATYFRHSLAELLHRMGCNNSGVSLPRFVRCIKPNDQRQPKQFDPLKVVAQLRCSGVMETIRIRRNGYSHRLLFKDFISRYAILGFRLYEKVPPTRDNCRHLLVKLKLDGWAIGKTKVFLKYYHIEHLTKLHEKQLRHIVFVQSCVRRWLAMKHYREALLAKQMSWGALTLQKHTRGWLARQKKKKSKGEIPVGEVAPIYRQEPKEIDNPIKNQNKVSPVIVGENKKTYIQQNGVKVLPCKVQQKVEREKHLIDFSKNVHARNKEFYKFIKKTNISICLNNLKDFNTTGQKGLVHNAIKKLVNENYCKFDSENRMSSITAKTNNIQPVNKPKWVSPLRLTPPDINRLPEGFDFRQLLRPTQHAPTESLRKRLVQRSRPVAANAKG; encoded by the exons ATGAGGGCTTTATTTCAAATACCGCGGGAACCTCCGCCTGTCTTGCCGTTGTCGGCTCGACCGGATGCTCCCAAATTGACGCACTTTGTGTCTAGATGTCTGATCAAAGATTTCGAGCAACGGCCGACCACTGCTATACTCATACACGACCCATTCATCATTCACGGATCCAAATGCATCCACAGG GTACGTGAAGAACTCAGAGCTGAAATACGATATCAAAGAGAAGTCAGCGGTAGGGTGCAAAAGCATCCCGACGTGACCACTAAACATGGTAAACTGAAAAGTAAACGTAAAAACCCTCCCACTACCATTTACGTTGATGACTTAGCCGCGCTAGACAGTCTGTCAGAG GAAAGAATAGTCAATCAACTGAAAAAAAGATATCAGATGAATTTTATCTATACGTACATCGGAGACATTCTGTTGGCCATAAATCCGTTTACGCCGCTCCCCTTATACACATCAGCG GAGCAAAAGAAATACTGCAATCAAATGAGAGCAGCATATCCGCCGCATATATTCGCGATCGCCGATTCGGCGTATCAGTTTATGCTTCACGAAAAAGCTAATCAATCTATAGTGATCAGTGGCGAAAGTGGTGCCGGAAAAACTGAATCCGGTAACCTGTTGCTCAAACAACTCGTATACCTTGGCAAA GCACCCAACAGAAACCTAGAACAAAGAATACTCCAGATGAACCCTATAATGGAAGCATTTGGAAATGCAAGAACAGGAATCAATAACAATTCTTCAAGATTCGGAAAATTTTTAGAGTTGAGCATGACCAAAAGCGGCCAATTGACAGGAGCCAGAGTGTCAGTTTATCTACTAGAACAATCCAGAGTCATTCAACAAGCaaa TAGAGAAAGTAATTTCCATGCTTTTTACTACATTTACGATGGACTAGAACACGATAAACGTCTCAAAGAATTTCATTTGGATCGCGAATTACGACAAATGCATAGTTATCTTCCATCTGATCGTCAagataacaaaacaaaacaa aataatgtgGATAAGTTTGCTCAACTGAAAAATGCTTTTGAACAAGTTGGTTTCAAGGATGAAGAAGTAAATTCTATATACTGCATTTTAGCAGCTATTTTACACTTGGGTGATATAGAATTTGGAGAAATCATTACTGACAATAATACAGACAATAAGAGTACTGTTATTGATTTAACACCAATTCATAGAA CCTCCTGTTTGTTAGACATTGAAAGTTCAGACCTATTAGAATGTTTGAGTGTTAACAGTGTAGTAACAAGAGGTGAGATTATTCAAAGAAATAATTCTGTATCAGAAGCTGTAGCTACAAGAGATGCAATTGCTAGGGCTTTGTACAGTCGATTATTTGATTGGTTGGTTAATTCAATCAATAGCTTATTGTCTTTTTATAATACCAG agaAGAATACAATGTGATAGGAATACTTGATATTTtcggttttgaaaattttacgtATAATTCCTTTGAACaactttgtataaatattgctaACGAGcaacttcaatatttttttaaccagcATGTTTTTGCTTTGGAACAAgct gaatATGAATCAGAGGGTGTCCCTGTTCAACATGTTGGCTTTTGTGACAACAGACCTGTATTAGATATGCTTGTAAGTAGACCAATGGGCCTACTGGCATTACTTGACGAGGAAAGTCGTTTTCCTAGAGCAACAGATCGATCACTAGTCG aaaAATTCCATTGTAATatcaaatgtaattattatgtaagacCAAAATCAAATGCTTTGCAATTTGAAGTAAAGCATTTTGCTGGCAATGTCACTTATCAAGCATCAGGAATGCTTGAAAAGAATAGGCACCTTTTAGCTATAGAGGCTATTCAGGTCTTAAGAAAATCCAGTAACAAAACTGTTCGAGCATTATTCCAAAGTCCAGTTACTAAAACCGGCAATCTTTATTCTcaa GACTCATCTACAGGGTTAGTTGGACTCGCTTCACAATCTCGAGGACAACAAACTGCAGCAACATATTTTCGACATTCATTAGCTGAACTGTTACATCGTATGGGCTGTAACAATTCAGGTGTAAGTTTACCTAGATTTGTTCGTTGTATCAAACCAAATGATCAACGACAACCAAAACAGTTTGATCCTCTTAAAGTTGTTGCACAATTGCGCTGCAGTGGAGTCATGGAAACAATTAGAATAAGACGAAATGGATACTCGCATAGGCTactatttaaagattttataagCAG gtatgcaATTTTAGGATTCCGATTGTACGAGAAAGTCCCGCCAACTAGAGATAATTGTAGACATTTGTTAGTCAAGCTAAAATTAGATGGCTGGGCAATTGGAAAAACAAAAGTATTCTTAAAGTATTACCATATTGAACACTTAACTAAATTACATGAAAAACAA CTACGTCACATAGTATTTGTACAGAGTTGTGTTCGACGTTGGCTGGCAATGAAGCATTATAGGGAAGCTTTGTTAGCTAAACAAATGTCATGGGGAGCATTAACATTACAGAAGCATACTAGAGGATGGCTTGCAcgacaaaagaaaaaaaagtcaaaaggAGAAATACCTGTTGGTGAAGTAGCCCCAATATACAGGCAAGAACCTAAAGAAATTGATAAtccaattaaaaatcaaaataaagttAGCCCTGTAATTGTgggagaaaacaaaaaaacctaTATCCAA CAAAATGGTGTTAAGGTGTTGCCGTGTAAAGTACAACAAAAAGTTGAAAGAGAGAAGCATTTGATTGATTTCtcgaaaaat GTTCACGCTCGCAACAAAGAATTCTACAAGTTCattaagaaaacaaatatttctatttgttTGAACAATTTGAAAGACTTTAATACAACTGGTCAG AAGGGTTTGGTGCATAATGCCATTAAAAAGCttgttaatgaaaattattgtaaatttgattCTGAAAACag gatGAGCTCAATAActgcaaaaacaaataacatccAACCAGTAAATAAACCAAAATGGGTCTCTCCATTAAG ATTAACTCCTCCAGACATTAATAGACTGCCAGAAGGATTTGACTTCCGACAACTATTGAGGCCTACCCAACATGCACCCACCGAATCCTTACGTAAAAGACTGGTACAGAGATCTAGACCTGTAGCGGCCAACGCCAAAGGATAA